Proteins from a genomic interval of Denticeps clupeoides chromosome 20, fDenClu1.1, whole genome shotgun sequence:
- the sf3a3 gene encoding splicing factor 3A subunit 3, translating into METILEQQRRYHEERERLMDAETKEMLQKKAALRDQINSDHRVRAMLDRYMEVSANLRDSYEDKDGMRKDELNAISGPNEFAEFYNRLKQIKEFHRKHPNEICIPMSVEFEELMKAHDNPSEEAQNLVEFTDEEGYGRYLDLHDCYLKYINLKSVEKVDYISYLSSFDQLFDISKDRKNAEYKKYLEMLLEYLQEYTDRVKPLLDQNELYGKILADFEKKWDNGSFPGWPKETSSALTHAGAHLDLSAFSSWEELASLGLDRLKSALMALGLKCGGTLEERAQRLFSTKGKSLESLHPALFAKNPKSKGPKKDTERNKEIGFLEAQIYEYVEILGEQRQLTHENVQRKQARTGEERDEEDEEQPSESESEDEDNEIIYNPKNLPLGWDGKPIPYWLYKLHGLNINYNCEICGNYTYRGPKAFQRHFAEWRHAHGMRCLGIPNTAHFANVTQIEDAVSLWAKLKSQKALERWQPDTEEEYEDSSGNVVNKKTYEDLKRQGLL; encoded by the exons ATGGAGACGATTTTGGAGCAGCAGCGCCGCTACCACGAGGAGCGGGAGCGGCTGATGGACGCCGAGACGAAGGAGATGCTGCAGAAGAAGGCGGCG TTACGGGATCAGATAAACTCAGACCACCGGGTCAGGGCCATGCTGGAT agaTACATGGAAGTGAGTGCGAACCTCAGGGACTCCTATGAAGATAAAGACGG aatgaggaaggatGAGCTGAACGCCATATCAGGACCAAACGAATTTGCAGAATTCTACAACCGACTGAAGCAGATCAAAGAGTTCCACCGGAAGCACCCGAATGAG ATCTGCATCCCCATGTCCGTGGAGTTTGAAGAGCTGATGAAAGCACATGACAACCCGAGCGAGGAGGCACAGA ATCTGGTGGAGTTTACAGATGAGGAGGGCTACGGCCGCTACCTGGACCTCCACGACTGTTACCTGAAGTATATCAATCTGAAGAGTGTGGAG AAAGTGGACTACATCTCCTACCTGTCCTCATTCGATCAGCTGTTTGACATTTCCAAAGACAGGAAGAATGCTGAATATAAGAA GTATCTGGAGATGCTGCTGGAGTACCTGCAGGAGTACACGGATCGCGTCAAGCCGCTGCTGGACCAGAACGAGCTCTACGGCAAAATCCTCGCCGACTTTGAGAAGAAGTGGGACAACGGCTCGTTCCCAGGCTGGCCT AAAGAGACGAGCAGCGCTCTAACCCACGCCGGCGCCCACCTGGACCTGTCCGCTTTCTCCTCCTGGGAG GAGCTGGCTTCTCTGGGTCTGGACAGGCTGAAGTCGGCCCTCATGGCCCTGGGTCTGAAGTGTGGAGG AACGTTGGAGGAGAGAGCACAGCGGCTGTTCAGCACCAAAGGAAAGTCTCTGGAGTCTCTGCACCCTGCCCTGTTTGCCAAGAATCCCAAATCCAAAGGACCAAAAAA GGACACTGAGCGCAACAAGGAGATCGGCTTCCTGGAGGCCCAGATATACGAGTACGTGGAGATTCTCGGG GAACAGCGGCAGCTGACCCACGAGAACGTGCAGAGGAAGCAGGCCCGCACCGGCGAGGAGCGcgacgaggaggacgaggagcagCCGAGCGAAAGCGAGAGCGAAGACGAGGACAACGAGATCATCTACAACCCCAAAAACCTGCCGCTGGGCTGGGATGGAAAG CCTATTCCGTACTGGCTGTACAAGCTGCACGGACTCAACATCAACTACAACTGTGAGATCTGCGGGAACTACACCTACCGAGGGCCCAAGGCCTTCCAGAGGCACTTTGCA GAGTGGCGCCACGCCCACGGCATGCGCTGTCTGGGAATCCCAAACACGGCCCACTTCGCCAACGTCACCCAGATCGAGGACGCCGTGTCAC TGTGGGCCAAGCTGAAGTCACAGAAGGCGTTGGAGCGATGGCAGCCCGACACTGAG GAGGAGTATGAGGACTCCAGCGGGAACGTGGTCAACAAGAAGACCTACGAGGATCTGAAGCGTCAGGGTCTGCTGTGA